The nucleotide window GCGGCCAAGCTGCGTCAGATCTTCGAGGCGACAGGCCGAACGCGGGGGGTCTACTTCTTCGACGAGTTCGACGCGATTGGCTCGCAGCGCGGGCTCGCGAACGATGTCGGCGAGATCCGACGTGTCCTCAATAGTTTTCTCCAGATGATCGAGCAGGATCGCTCCCACAGCCTCGTCATTGCCGCGACCAACCATCCAGGCATTCTCGATCCGGCGCTCTTCCGTCGCTTCGACGACATCCTGCACTACGAGTTGCCCGACACGGCGCAGATTGCACGACTCCTCAGGACGCGGCTCGCTTCGGGGGCCGTGAAGCGGATCCGCTGGCGCAGCCTCGCCGCCCTCGCCGCGGGCCTGAGCTACGCGGAGGTGGTTCGCGCCGCCGACGAGGCGCTGAAGGATGCCCTGATTCAACAGCGGGCTCTGGTTCGCGAAGCGGACATCCGGGTGATGCTGAAGGAGCGCCTGGCCATCGCCGATAAGCTGGCTGCGAGAGGAGTGTAGCGACAAGGCGCAGCATGGCCC belongs to Acidobacteriota bacterium and includes:
- a CDS encoding ATP-binding protein gives rise to the protein MASGEQLKALLKSHADGDDDRFFSVAMQVAAHEARRGHGRLAEELRTLIDRAKSKPGTVAPVPIGRPRGELANLLGASYPSERLGQMVLGKELGDQIQRVIREQRHAGRIVERGLAPRRKLLLTGPPGTGKTLTAAVLAGELGLPLLQVRLDGLITKYMGETAAKLRQIFEATGRTRGVYFFDEFDAIGSQRGLANDVGEIRRVLNSFLQMIEQDRSHSLVIAATNHPGILDPALFRRFDDILHYELPDTAQIARLLRTRLASGAVKRIRWRSLAALAAGLSYAEVVRAADEALKDALIQQRALVREADIRVMLKERLAIADKLAARGV